One region of Paucibacter aquatile genomic DNA includes:
- a CDS encoding virulence factor TspB C-terminal domain-related protein: MDTFKRLIVLFGLVLMCGQVAAFGRSIPQVQAGWQCGSGAGASPYAACSPAWQAETKGKTIITPLQCGSGEGTSGVANCSGSYMEPGYGSYSWVRQAKQQNVSMCPANSTELPNKLCECNQGFKPSGDGLSCNPYSCPVKGSYSAVTQPDRKIENPGEQCMDGCGVNPASVKAAPDGSLYMSWPYKYTGQACGGKVGGDGANTGETTSEAPKQCPAGQCPGTINGTQVCVPCASTSIPGASTSASGAAAGNTTPGGPNLPDGGTATTNTVCNQSTCTTTTTVTDKNGTVVGTASQEKPKENFCQENPGLQICKEGRWGGNCGGGYTCDGDAVQCAMAREIHQRNCQLYDTPNALSEVGDAAMNSQAQPDGHPLKGLESQSFGSLFRPQEGAASCLADKTVSVAGKSAVIPFSKLCDPLRWMGHMAFAFSLLHAGFFVFRKF, translated from the coding sequence GTGGATACTTTTAAACGATTGATTGTTTTATTCGGCCTGGTGCTTATGTGCGGCCAGGTCGCGGCATTTGGTCGGTCTATTCCCCAGGTCCAAGCTGGTTGGCAATGCGGCTCTGGTGCTGGTGCCAGTCCTTATGCTGCTTGTTCTCCAGCTTGGCAGGCTGAAACAAAGGGCAAAACGATTATTACGCCTTTGCAGTGTGGTTCTGGCGAGGGAACTAGCGGCGTTGCCAATTGCAGCGGCTCATATATGGAACCTGGGTATGGTTCTTATTCTTGGGTTCGCCAGGCTAAGCAGCAAAATGTTTCTATGTGCCCTGCGAATTCCACCGAGCTGCCTAATAAGCTCTGTGAATGCAATCAAGGTTTCAAGCCTTCGGGCGACGGCTTGAGCTGCAATCCATATTCGTGCCCTGTAAAGGGCTCGTATTCCGCTGTTACGCAGCCTGATCGCAAAATAGAAAACCCCGGCGAGCAATGCATGGATGGCTGCGGCGTTAATCCGGCATCTGTTAAGGCCGCTCCTGATGGTTCTCTCTATATGTCCTGGCCGTACAAATACACCGGCCAGGCCTGCGGCGGCAAAGTTGGCGGCGATGGTGCCAATACTGGCGAAACCACTTCTGAGGCTCCTAAGCAATGTCCCGCCGGTCAATGTCCCGGGACTATTAACGGTACTCAGGTCTGTGTGCCTTGTGCTTCTACTTCTATTCCTGGCGCTTCGACTTCTGCTTCTGGTGCTGCTGCTGGCAATACTACGCCTGGCGGCCCTAATTTGCCTGATGGGGGAACTGCCACCACAAACACAGTATGTAATCAATCAACTTGCACGACTACTACCACGGTCACTGATAAAAATGGGACTGTTGTGGGTACTGCCAGTCAGGAAAAACCGAAAGAAAATTTCTGTCAAGAAAACCCCGGGTTACAGATTTGTAAAGAGGGCCGGTGGGGTGGTAATTGTGGCGGCGGCTATACGTGTGACGGTGACGCTGTTCAGTGCGCCATGGCTCGCGAAATTCATCAACGCAATTGCCAGTTATACGACACGCCTAACGCGCTTTCAGAGGTTGGTGACGCTGCGATGAACAGCCAGGCCCAGCCAGATGGGCATCCCCTCAAGGGTTTGGAGTCGCAATCGTTCGGCAGCTTGTTCCGGCCTCAAGAGGGTGCGGCGTCTTGCCTGGCTGATAAGACAGTATCTGTCGCGGGTAAATCGGCTGTGATTCCTTTTTCTAA
- a CDS encoding major capsid protein, whose translation MNKMFARVVANKKARAGLVAVGSLVGSTASHAAIDTTAAVATITEAGAAVLVIGLAVFGVVVATKVFKWMARAA comes from the coding sequence ATGAACAAGATGTTCGCTCGCGTTGTCGCAAACAAGAAGGCTCGCGCTGGCCTGGTTGCCGTTGGCTCGCTGGTTGGCTCCACCGCTTCCCATGCTGCGATCGACACCACCGCGGCTGTTGCCACCATCACCGAGGCCGGCGCTGCCGTGCTCGTCATCGGCTTGGCCGTGTTCGGAGTGGTGGTGGCGACCAAGGTTTTCAAGTGGATGGCTCGCGCCGCTTGA
- a CDS encoding rolling circle replication-associated protein, translated as MQAYAVASSLELAAVRVHELDMMGRGLDRGAAQVIAQSRSEQMRHWAQARQGLDGAKAPGLVSVPTSPERASEEAVSARVAAERDELADTLECFAIDKAKRRLALLRRSVGFAARCHAITEKGHRSDVPWMVTLTYAPGQLWSSRHVSDALRAMYHWCKRKGIPFRYVWIAEIQDGKRRADGKGRDCIHYHIVVWLPVGVRCPHFDRRGWWPYGMSRSDAPQKVGNAVGYLLHYLKKDKNLAAMPKGARAYGVGGLDHASRRARRWLGLPAFVQANSDISDQWRRAEGGGWISPSGRHYASEFRRVVLAGVEALQRVCTHTRAIAASGPFCWLSRGGVSHA; from the coding sequence GTGCAAGCCTACGCCGTCGCTAGTTCCTTGGAGCTGGCGGCGGTGCGCGTCCATGAGCTGGACATGATGGGGCGCGGTTTGGATCGCGGTGCCGCTCAAGTAATCGCACAGTCACGCAGCGAGCAAATGCGGCATTGGGCACAGGCCCGCCAGGGCCTCGACGGCGCGAAAGCGCCGGGGCTTGTCTCAGTTCCAACAAGTCCCGAAAGGGCGTCTGAAGAGGCTGTATCGGCCCGCGTAGCGGCAGAGCGCGACGAACTGGCCGACACCCTGGAGTGTTTTGCCATCGACAAAGCGAAGCGACGTTTAGCGCTCTTGCGTCGGTCGGTGGGCTTTGCGGCTCGTTGCCATGCGATCACCGAGAAGGGCCACCGCTCGGATGTGCCGTGGATGGTCACGCTCACCTATGCCCCTGGTCAGCTCTGGTCCTCGCGTCATGTCTCTGACGCGCTACGGGCTATGTATCACTGGTGCAAACGTAAGGGAATCCCGTTTCGTTACGTTTGGATCGCTGAAATCCAAGACGGCAAGCGCCGGGCCGATGGCAAGGGCCGCGACTGCATCCACTACCACATTGTTGTGTGGTTGCCGGTTGGCGTGCGGTGCCCTCATTTCGACCGGCGCGGGTGGTGGCCGTATGGCATGAGTCGCAGCGATGCGCCTCAGAAGGTGGGTAACGCGGTGGGCTATCTGCTGCATTACCTGAAGAAAGACAAGAACTTGGCAGCAATGCCGAAAGGGGCGCGAGCTTATGGCGTCGGTGGCTTGGATCACGCTTCTAGGCGTGCTCGTCGTTGGCTTGGTCTGCCTGCGTTTGTGCAGGCGAATTCTGACATCAGCGACCAATGGCGCAGAGCGGAGGGCGGCGGCTGGATTAGCCCAAGCGGTCGCCACTATGCCTCCGAGTTTCGGCGCGTCGTGCTTGCGGGCGTTGAGGCATTGCAGCGCGTCTGCACCCATACAAGGGCCATTGCAGCCTCTGGCCCGTTCTGTTGGCTTTCGCGGGGGGGTGTGAGCCATGCCTAA
- a CDS encoding single-stranded DNA-binding protein, translating to MIQITIAQTTVKEFKGNSKTTGKPYHLRMQTGYAHTVDKDGNKPPYPEKFDLMLDGEQQPYSPGDYQLHPSSLYVDRDGRLAVSARLAPVARKPATA from the coding sequence ATGATTCAAATCACCATCGCTCAGACCACCGTCAAGGAGTTCAAGGGCAACAGCAAGACGACCGGCAAGCCGTATCACTTGCGCATGCAAACAGGCTATGCGCATACCGTCGACAAGGATGGTAACAAGCCGCCGTACCCCGAGAAATTTGACCTGATGCTGGACGGCGAACAGCAGCCGTACAGCCCCGGTGATTACCAGCTGCACCCGTCGAGCCTGTACGTGGACCGTGATGGCCGTCTTGCGGTGTCGGCGCGGTTGGCTCCCGTTGCCCGCAAGCCTGCCACGGCCTGA
- a CDS encoding DUF2726 domain-containing protein, with product MKMTLHQIAEVLWPLAVVLTVFLLVKARRRPRATGKLWKRTPLTKREQGMYFRLKNALPDRVVLAQVSFSALLDTRDRPTRATFDRKVADFVICSKAFEVAAVIELDDESHRGREHLDQRRDQLLTKAGIKVLRFKNIPDEGELLAALSEKSDAMPPC from the coding sequence ATGAAGATGACGCTTCACCAGATCGCGGAGGTGCTATGGCCCCTTGCCGTGGTACTGACCGTTTTTCTATTGGTCAAAGCACGGCGCCGACCGAGAGCAACAGGCAAGCTATGGAAACGAACACCCCTTACGAAACGAGAACAAGGGATGTACTTCCGCTTGAAAAACGCATTACCTGATCGGGTTGTGTTAGCGCAGGTTTCGTTTTCTGCACTGCTGGACACTCGAGACAGACCAACCAGAGCGACGTTTGACAGAAAAGTCGCTGACTTCGTGATCTGCTCGAAAGCCTTCGAAGTCGCCGCTGTTATCGAACTCGATGACGAAAGCCACAGAGGACGAGAACACCTAGACCAGAGACGCGATCAGCTGCTAACAAAAGCCGGAATCAAGGTTTTGCGCTTCAAGAACATTCCCGACGAGGGCGAGCTGCTGGCAGCGCTTTCGGAGAAAAGTGACGCCATGCCCCCGTGCTAA
- a CDS encoding rhodanese-like domain-containing protein produces MLRSIPTEAAGFNTARLTRHHKEANAMTQAFDLNIHALDAHHSLRAEAGTWLLDVREAHEVARVAYDVERFIHMPLSELQQRHGELPRNGKLIVACAAGGRSQQAMQFLLHRGHTQVCNLAGGMSAWMALGLPVRTPL; encoded by the coding sequence ATGCTTCGCTCGATTCCAACTGAAGCCGCTGGCTTCAACACCGCGCGCCTTACTCGTCATCACAAGGAAGCCAACGCCATGACACAGGCCTTCGACCTCAATATTCACGCGCTGGACGCGCATCATTCGCTGCGGGCCGAAGCCGGCACCTGGCTGCTCGATGTGCGCGAGGCTCACGAGGTGGCACGCGTCGCCTACGACGTGGAGCGTTTTATCCATATGCCGCTCAGCGAGCTGCAGCAGCGCCACGGCGAGCTGCCACGCAACGGCAAGCTCATCGTGGCCTGTGCCGCTGGCGGACGCAGCCAGCAAGCCATGCAGTTCCTGCTGCATCGCGGCCACACCCAGGTGTGCAACCTGGCCGGCGGTATGTCGGCCTGGATGGCCCTTGGGCTCCCGGTTCGCACACCTCTTTGA
- a CDS encoding ArsR/SmtB family transcription factor, producing the protein MEAASPSENVRQFSQPPHIAQGLTQAEAGSLVPLAAYFKALGEPMRLSILRCLSAQERHVGEIALQCQATPANISRHLSVLQQQGVLLRYTRGARAFYRVRDDAVFDLCTRALGLMSQTSALQPASAHASLDSN; encoded by the coding sequence ATGGAAGCCGCCAGCCCGTCTGAAAACGTCCGCCAATTCAGCCAGCCTCCACACATCGCGCAGGGCCTGACACAGGCCGAGGCAGGCAGCCTCGTTCCCTTGGCCGCGTACTTCAAGGCCCTGGGCGAACCCATGCGTCTCAGCATCCTGCGTTGCCTGTCGGCGCAGGAACGCCATGTCGGCGAAATTGCGCTTCAGTGCCAGGCCACGCCCGCCAACATCTCGCGCCATCTCAGCGTCTTGCAGCAGCAAGGCGTGCTGCTGCGCTACACCCGCGGTGCGCGTGCCTTTTACCGGGTGCGAGATGACGCGGTCTTCGATCTCTGCACCCGCGCGCTCGGCTTGATGTCGCAGACCTCGGCGCTGCAGCCAGCCTCCGCACATGCTTCGCTCGATTCCAACTGA
- a CDS encoding efflux RND transporter periplasmic adaptor subunit — protein MNHADTVPATVLPRRHGPALGLLVLMAAFLQTPGVAAGGAAGGRSAEQASTAPALRSLVVGPSTGLQGSVAEGRVEAVRQTTLAAQVSGAIVQLEVKAGDRVRAGQVLLRIDARASKQASQASEAQAQAARASLQLASREYERQKQLHQQHYISQAALDQAEAQFKAMQAQTQAQLAQLALSHTQGDLNIVRSPYDGVISELPVTLGDMAMPGRPLLTVYDPRALRVSAHLAQSLAAQLRDQSGLRVELPGQSQAVVPQGYQLLPAVDANAHTMELRIDLPALPGLVPGMFARVQLPASLSSASQLRVPQSAVLSRAEMSGVYVINAEGKPLLRQVRLGAVKGGQVEVLSGLNPGERIALEPQVAARQR, from the coding sequence ATGAATCACGCCGACACCGTTCCTGCCACCGTCTTGCCGCGTCGCCACGGGCCTGCGCTCGGCCTGTTGGTTTTGATGGCGGCGTTTCTGCAGACTCCCGGCGTGGCGGCAGGCGGCGCGGCAGGAGGCCGCAGCGCCGAGCAGGCCAGCACAGCCCCGGCCCTTCGAAGCTTGGTCGTGGGCCCGTCCACGGGTTTGCAGGGCAGCGTGGCGGAAGGTCGGGTGGAGGCCGTGCGCCAAACCACCCTCGCGGCCCAGGTGTCGGGGGCCATCGTGCAGCTGGAGGTGAAGGCCGGTGACCGGGTTCGAGCAGGCCAGGTGCTGCTGCGCATCGACGCCCGCGCCAGCAAGCAGGCCAGCCAGGCCAGCGAAGCCCAGGCCCAGGCCGCCCGCGCCAGCTTGCAACTGGCCAGCCGCGAGTACGAGCGCCAGAAGCAGTTGCACCAGCAGCACTACATCAGCCAGGCTGCGCTCGATCAGGCCGAGGCGCAGTTCAAGGCCATGCAGGCCCAGACCCAGGCGCAGCTTGCGCAGCTGGCCCTGAGCCACACCCAGGGCGACCTCAACATCGTGCGCAGCCCCTACGACGGCGTGATCTCCGAACTGCCGGTGACCCTGGGCGATATGGCCATGCCGGGGCGCCCCTTGCTCACGGTCTACGACCCGCGTGCCTTGCGCGTCAGCGCCCATTTGGCGCAAAGCCTGGCGGCGCAGCTCCGGGACCAAAGTGGCTTGCGGGTCGAGCTGCCTGGCCAGAGCCAGGCGGTGGTGCCGCAGGGCTACCAGTTGCTGCCGGCGGTGGACGCCAACGCCCACACCATGGAGCTGCGCATCGATCTGCCCGCCCTGCCTGGCCTGGTGCCCGGCATGTTCGCGCGGGTGCAACTGCCGGCCAGCCTGAGCTCGGCTTCGCAGCTGCGGGTGCCCCAGAGCGCCGTGCTGAGCCGTGCCGAGATGAGCGGTGTCTACGTCATCAACGCCGAAGGCAAGCCCCTCCTTCGCCAAGTGCGCCTGGGCGCGGTCAAGGGAGGGCAGGTCGAGGTCTTGTCGGGCCTGAATCCGGGCGAACGCATAGCCCTGGAACCGCAAGTCGCGGCACGCCAGCGTTGA
- a CDS encoding efflux RND transporter permease subunit produces the protein MKPQDPRESAPLGASGRIAAFFQTAQITPLLALLALLLGMFAVLVTPREEEPQINVTMANVLLPFPGASVRDVEQMVATPAEQVLSQMAGVEHVMSVSRPGLAVVTVQFKVGVPRTEALVRLHDTVASHADWLPPNLGVQTPLIKPKGIDDVPIVTLTLFAEQGEIGAFDLERVAHSMEIELKRVPGVREVRSIGGPGRAVNVQIDPARLNASGLTVADLRHALQGAHLALPLGDLLQNNRAIALEAGAFLSSAAEVSELIVGVHGGKPVFLRDVARIEDGPVRPSRYVWHGEKAQGSAPDASPGREFPAVTIAITKKAGENAIDVAEAVMQRVDALRNTVIPAEVSVSETRNYGATANDKASKLIQKLLFATASVVALVFIALGRREAAIVGTAVILTLTVTLFASWAWGFTLNRVSLFALIFSIGILVDDAIVVVENIHRHQQLFPGRSLKDIIPGAVDEVGGPTILATLTVIAALLPMAFVSGLMGPYMSPIPINASMGMLLSLAIAFMVTPWLARLWMKALPADTPTDPHALHGLSAKLAPLFERVFKPLLDARAGGRNRRWLGLGIAGLIALSLALPVAGLVLLKMLPFDNKSEFQVVVDMPAGTPLEQTAAVLRELGAHLATMPELSDYQAYAGTAAPINFNGLVRQYDLRAGSEQGDIQVNLVDKHERKAQSHAIATRVRPALQAIGRRFGANVKVVEVPPGPPVLSPIVAEIYGPEAEGRRQVAQAVRAVFAQQQGLVDVDDSSIAAAPRKLLLVDRRKAALLGIPQQAIVSTLHAAQAGEAVSWLHDQQSKYPAAALLQLPPESQGDLNALLSLAVRSASGGLVPIRELVTVSDTVREQPVYHKDLLPLNLVVADMAGAIDSPLYGMFSMRSAIAKIQAPDGAGLTEYFISQPQDAYRGYAIKWDGEWQITYETFRDMGAAYAVGLVLIYLLVVAQFGSYLTPLIIMAPIPLTIIGVMPGHALLGAQYTATSMIGMIALAGIIVRNSILLVDFINLQLREGLPFERAIVSAAITRAQPIMLTGLAAMMGAFFILDDPIFNGLAISLIFGIFVSTLLTLVVIPTLYYAAYRHRQHLLLAP, from the coding sequence ATGAAACCGCAAGACCCTCGTGAGAGCGCGCCGCTGGGCGCCTCGGGCCGCATCGCGGCGTTTTTCCAAACGGCGCAGATCACCCCGCTCCTGGCCTTGCTGGCTCTGTTGCTGGGCATGTTTGCCGTGCTGGTGACACCGCGGGAGGAAGAGCCGCAGATCAACGTCACCATGGCCAATGTGCTGCTGCCCTTCCCTGGCGCCAGCGTGCGCGATGTGGAGCAGATGGTGGCCACGCCGGCCGAGCAGGTGCTGTCGCAAATGGCCGGGGTCGAGCATGTGATGTCGGTCTCGCGGCCGGGCCTGGCGGTGGTGACGGTGCAGTTCAAGGTCGGTGTGCCGCGCACCGAGGCCCTGGTGCGTCTGCATGACACCGTGGCCAGCCATGCCGACTGGCTGCCGCCCAATCTCGGCGTGCAGACCCCACTGATCAAGCCCAAGGGCATTGACGATGTGCCCATCGTCACCCTGACCCTGTTTGCCGAGCAGGGTGAAATCGGCGCTTTCGATCTGGAGCGCGTGGCGCACAGCATGGAGATCGAGCTCAAGCGCGTGCCCGGCGTGCGTGAGGTGCGCAGCATCGGCGGGCCCGGCCGTGCCGTAAATGTGCAGATCGACCCGGCTCGGCTGAACGCCAGCGGCCTGACCGTGGCCGACCTGCGCCATGCCCTTCAGGGCGCGCATCTGGCCCTGCCGCTGGGCGATTTGCTGCAGAACAACCGCGCCATTGCGCTGGAAGCGGGCGCCTTCTTGAGCAGCGCGGCCGAAGTGTCGGAGCTGATCGTCGGTGTGCACGGTGGCAAGCCGGTGTTCCTGCGCGATGTGGCGCGCATCGAGGACGGCCCCGTGCGGCCGAGTCGTTACGTCTGGCACGGCGAAAAGGCCCAGGGCAGCGCGCCCGATGCGAGCCCTGGCCGCGAGTTCCCTGCGGTGACCATTGCCATCACCAAGAAAGCCGGCGAGAACGCCATCGATGTGGCCGAAGCGGTGATGCAACGTGTCGACGCGCTGCGAAACACCGTCATTCCGGCCGAGGTGTCGGTCAGCGAGACGCGCAACTATGGCGCTACGGCCAACGACAAGGCCAGCAAGCTGATTCAGAAGCTGCTGTTCGCCACCGCCTCGGTGGTGGCACTGGTGTTCATCGCCCTGGGCCGGCGCGAGGCCGCCATTGTCGGCACGGCCGTCATCCTCACACTGACCGTCACCCTGTTCGCCTCCTGGGCTTGGGGCTTCACACTCAACCGCGTTTCGCTGTTCGCGCTGATCTTCTCCATCGGCATTCTGGTGGACGATGCCATCGTGGTGGTGGAGAACATCCACCGCCACCAGCAGCTGTTCCCGGGGCGCAGCCTCAAGGACATCATCCCGGGCGCGGTCGATGAAGTCGGCGGCCCCACCATCCTGGCCACGCTGACGGTGATCGCCGCCCTGTTGCCCATGGCTTTCGTGTCCGGTCTCATGGGCCCGTACATGAGCCCCATCCCCATCAACGCCAGCATGGGCATGCTCTTGTCGCTGGCCATTGCCTTCATGGTCACGCCCTGGCTGGCGCGCCTGTGGATGAAGGCCCTGCCGGCCGACACCCCGACCGACCCCCATGCCTTGCATGGCCTCTCCGCCAAACTCGCCCCGCTGTTCGAGCGGGTCTTCAAGCCTTTGCTCGATGCCCGGGCCGGTGGCCGCAATCGCCGCTGGCTGGGCCTGGGCATTGCTGGCCTGATTGCGCTGTCCCTGGCGCTGCCGGTAGCGGGGCTGGTGCTGCTCAAGATGCTGCCCTTCGACAACAAGTCGGAGTTCCAGGTCGTGGTGGACATGCCGGCCGGCACCCCGCTGGAGCAGACCGCGGCCGTGTTACGCGAGCTTGGCGCTCATCTGGCCACCATGCCCGAGCTGAGCGACTACCAGGCCTATGCCGGCACGGCAGCGCCCATCAACTTCAACGGCCTGGTGCGCCAGTACGATCTACGCGCCGGCAGCGAGCAAGGCGACATTCAGGTGAACCTGGTCGACAAGCATGAGCGCAAGGCCCAAAGCCATGCCATCGCCACCCGCGTGCGGCCGGCCCTGCAAGCCATCGGCCGCCGCTTTGGCGCCAACGTCAAGGTGGTGGAGGTGCCGCCGGGCCCGCCGGTGCTTTCGCCCATCGTGGCTGAGATCTACGGCCCCGAGGCCGAGGGCCGCCGCCAGGTGGCCCAGGCGGTGCGCGCCGTGTTTGCGCAGCAACAGGGCCTGGTCGATGTGGACGACAGCAGCATCGCTGCCGCGCCGCGCAAGCTGCTGCTGGTGGACCGCCGCAAGGCCGCCCTGCTTGGCATTCCCCAGCAGGCCATTGTTTCGACCTTGCATGCGGCGCAGGCGGGTGAAGCCGTGAGCTGGCTGCACGATCAGCAAAGCAAGTACCCAGCCGCGGCCCTGCTGCAACTGCCGCCGGAGTCACAAGGGGATTTGAACGCCCTGCTCTCGCTCGCCGTGCGCTCGGCAAGCGGCGGCCTGGTGCCTATCCGCGAACTGGTGACGGTCAGCGACACAGTGCGCGAACAGCCGGTGTATCACAAGGATCTGCTGCCCCTGAACCTGGTGGTGGCCGATATGGCCGGCGCCATCGACAGCCCGCTCTATGGCATGTTCAGCATGCGCTCGGCCATCGCTAAGATCCAGGCCCCCGATGGCGCGGGCCTGACGGAGTACTTCATCAGCCAACCCCAGGATGCCTACCGCGGCTATGCCATCAAATGGGACGGCGAGTGGCAGATCACCTACGAGACCTTCCGCGATATGGGCGCGGCCTACGCCGTGGGCCTGGTGTTGATCTATCTGCTGGTGGTGGCGCAGTTCGGCTCCTACTTGACGCCCTTGATCATCATGGCGCCCATTCCGCTGACCATCATCGGCGTGATGCCGGGCCACGCCCTGCTGGGCGCGCAGTACACGGCCACCAGCATGATCGGAATGATCGCGCTGGCCGGCATCATCGTGCGCAACTCCATTCTGCTGGTGGACTTCATCAATCTGCAGCTGCGCGAAGGCCTGCCGTTTGAGCGCGCCATCGTCAGCGCTGCCATCACCCGTGCCCAGCCCATCATGCTGACCGGCCTGGCGGCCATGATGGGGGCCTTCTTCATCCTCGATGACCCCATCTTCAACGGCCTGGCCATCTCGCTGATCTTCGGCATCTTTGTCTCCACCCTGCTGACCCTGGTGGTGATCCCGACGCTGTACTACGCGGCCTACCGCCACCGCCAGCATCTGCTACTGGCGCCCTGA
- a CDS encoding YgaP family membrane protein: MSTWQIVRIVAGSFILLSLALGLPGSPVFVSSWWLAFTAFVGANLLQSGFTRWCLMESILAKLGVKRGD; encoded by the coding sequence ATGAGCACCTGGCAAATCGTCCGCATCGTCGCCGGCAGTTTCATCTTGCTGTCCCTCGCCCTGGGCCTGCCTGGCAGCCCCGTATTCGTCTCTAGCTGGTGGCTGGCCTTCACCGCATTCGTGGGCGCCAATCTGCTGCAAAGTGGTTTCACCCGCTGGTGCCTGATGGAATCCATCCTGGCCAAGCTGGGGGTGAAGCGAGGTGATTGA
- a CDS encoding caspase family protein, with product MSNTPANRPRRFALKAGGAMGLAPLLIGSGPATAQYGSSYGRAPAPTPAPAPVPAAPPSTALAAAPGAPTGPVDEVRLALLLGNNEYPAQQDLPPIPKNIRDLKASLEAKGFAVTDALNLDLPRSRAAIDAFSRTVAASPPNATIFFYFAGHGVQDQARNLLISAGVNPSVLGDVQNGSLELNLDVVGPLAPRTTGATYAVIDSCRVSLRSALRDRDGLNQVEAPVGCLIAFSTAAGKPAISSALPTENTFYTASLVKVLNASSEDTSFVDLFKMVRRDVRDTMLNHPIKEIRMVAQDPFIADNTRVNVPLHRRSAAQIAQAQAATQAEEESLWREIQAGLWPADIVRLCSKYIEQFPQGRRRQSVEVALEGAQDSAKILQRNDVKLYKSSFHNTAAQNPTLQQDIARAARGDKDAAKRIGVIYKDGSTGQELGRYEGWLQYAAWLGNGIASYDLALLYRKLDQPDLAARYESRARELGFTPPPSLRSGLK from the coding sequence ATGAGCAACACACCCGCCAACCGTCCCCGTCGCTTTGCCCTCAAGGCCGGCGGAGCCATGGGTCTGGCGCCCTTGTTGATCGGCAGCGGGCCCGCGACGGCACAGTACGGCAGCAGCTACGGTCGCGCCCCAGCACCGACACCAGCGCCGGCCCCCGTTCCTGCCGCCCCTCCCTCGACAGCGCTTGCCGCCGCGCCCGGTGCGCCGACCGGCCCTGTGGATGAGGTACGCCTGGCCTTGCTTCTGGGCAATAACGAATACCCCGCGCAGCAGGACCTGCCGCCGATCCCAAAGAACATCCGTGACCTCAAGGCCTCGCTGGAAGCCAAGGGTTTCGCGGTCACCGACGCCCTGAACCTGGACTTGCCGCGCTCACGCGCCGCCATCGACGCGTTCTCGCGCACCGTGGCCGCATCGCCGCCGAATGCGACCATTTTTTTCTATTTCGCCGGCCACGGTGTGCAAGACCAGGCTCGCAATCTGCTGATTTCGGCCGGGGTCAACCCCAGTGTGCTCGGTGATGTGCAGAACGGCAGCCTGGAGCTCAATCTCGATGTGGTGGGGCCGCTGGCGCCGCGCACCACGGGCGCCACCTATGCCGTGATCGACTCCTGCCGCGTGTCGCTGCGCAGCGCGCTGCGTGACCGCGACGGCCTGAACCAGGTCGAGGCCCCGGTCGGCTGCCTGATTGCCTTCTCCACGGCGGCGGGCAAGCCGGCCATCTCCTCGGCTTTGCCCACCGAGAACACCTTCTACACCGCCTCCCTGGTCAAGGTGCTCAACGCCAGCAGCGAGGACACCAGCTTTGTCGACCTCTTCAAGATGGTTCGGCGAGATGTACGGGACACCATGCTGAACCATCCGATCAAGGAGATCCGCATGGTGGCGCAAGACCCCTTCATTGCCGACAACACCCGGGTCAATGTGCCTTTGCATCGCCGCAGCGCAGCCCAGATCGCCCAGGCACAGGCTGCGACCCAGGCAGAAGAGGAATCGCTGTGGCGGGAGATCCAGGCCGGCCTCTGGCCCGCCGACATCGTGCGCCTGTGCAGCAAGTACATCGAGCAGTTCCCCCAGGGACGGCGCCGCCAGTCGGTGGAGGTGGCCTTGGAAGGCGCACAAGACTCCGCCAAGATTCTTCAGCGCAACGACGTCAAGCTCTACAAGAGCTCGTTCCACAACACAGCGGCCCAGAATCCCACCCTGCAACAGGACATTGCCCGCGCCGCTCGCGGCGACAAGGACGCGGCCAAGCGCATCGGCGTGATCTACAAGGACGGCAGCACGGGGCAGGAGCTGGGCCGCTATGAAGGCTGGCTGCAATACGCCGCCTGGCTGGGCAATGGCATTGCCAGCTACGACCTCGCCCTGCTGTACCGAAAGCTCGACCAGCCCGACCTGGCTGCGCGTTATGAGTCGCGTGCACGCGAACTCGGTTTCACGCCGCCGCCATCGCTCAGGTCCGGCTTGAAGTGA